The window AGCGCAGAAAGCTGCTCGACGGTCAGCCCGCAGGAGGCGACGCTGGCCCGCACGTCGGCGCGGTACCGGCCGTCGGGGTCGCGTCGTAGCCGGGTCTCGGCGTGCACCTCGACGGTGTGCGACTCGTCGGTGATCTCGGAGGCCGCCTCGACCGCCGCGTGGTGCAGGCAGGACGCGAACGCCGCGGCCAGCAACTGCTCCGGGGTGAGACCGCCGCCGTGCGGTGCCAACGGGGATGCGAGCCGGCTGGAGAACTCGCCGTCGTCGGTACGGACCCGACCCGCTTCGGCGGTTGCCGAAGCCTGGTGGATCCAGGGTTCCGAAGCACCCATCACGCCTCCTCCGCGTCCTGCCCGGCGGCTGCGTACCCGTGGGCGACACGGCGAAACGCGGGCGGTGACCTGGCGGATCGGTCGGCGGCACCGAGATCGGGCCGGCACCGAGATCGAGGGGTCGGTGGCGAGGTGAGGCCAGGCAGGGGGTGGCGGCCACCAGCGGCTATCGTTGACGTTTCGTCAACTGAGGTGTTTTCGTCAACGGATCACCACAAGAAGAAAGACGCCTTTGCGGCGTCCATCTAATGACAGCTAACAACAAGGGGGCACAGTTGTCAAGTGCGGTGCAGGCACCCGGGCGTGACAACATCAACGGTGTGGACCAGACCGTCACCGACACCGACCGGCCCGAGGAACTGGACCGGGCCGCCGACCTTGCTGCGGAGCAGCAGTACGTCACCATGCTGCACGAGCAACTGGACGCCCTACGGGAGATGGCGCAGCAGCGGCTCGCGGCCGCGCTGCGGCAGACCGGCGGCACGCCGCAGGCGCGCTCCGAACGCGAGGCCACGGTGGCGCTGCACACCGAGCGGATCGCCCAGTACAGCGCGGTGGAGAACGGACTGTGTTTCGGTCGGCTCGATCTGACCGACGAGGGACACCGCTACATCGGCCGGATCGGACTCTTCGACGAACAGGGCGACTACGAGCCGTTGCTGATCGACTGGCGTGCCCCGGCCGCCCGACCCTTCTACCTGGCGACCGCGGCGGCGCCGGACGGCGTCCGCCGCCGACGGCACATCCGCAGCCGGCTGCGGACCGTCACCGCGATCGACGACGAGCTGCTCGATCTGGAACTCGCCCGGGACCACCCGACCAGCACGCTGACCGGTGAGGCGGCACTGTTCGCCGCGATCACCGCCGGTCGGACCGGGCGGATGAAGGACATCGTCCAGACCATCCAGGCCGAACAGGATGAGATCATCCGGGCACCGGTGGACGGGGCGCTGGTGGTCCAGGGAGGCCCGGGTACCGGCAAGACCGCCGTCGCGCTGCACCGCGCCGCGTACCTGCTCTACACCCACCGCCGAGAGCTGTCCAGCCGGGGTGTGCTGGTGGTCGGGCCGAACGCGACCTTCCTGCGGTACATCGCTCAGGTGCTGCCGTCGTTGGCCGAGACCGGGGTGCTGTTGCGTACCCCCGGAGAGCTTTATCCCGGGGTGCGGGCGACCCGGGTCGAACCGGACCGGGTCGCGGAGATCAAGGGCCGGGCGGCGATGGCCGAGGTGGTGGCGGCCGCGATCCGGGACCGGCAGGAGGTGCCGGACGAGCCGGTACTGGTCGACGTGGACGGCCACCAGTTGCGGATCACCGCGCAGATCTGCGCCGACGCGCGCGAACGTACTCGCCGGTCGGGACGGCTGCACAACCTGGCCCGCGCATTGTTCGACACCGAGGTCGTGCACGCGTTGGCCGACCAGATCGCCGGCGAGATCGGCATCGACCCGTACGCGGACGATCCACTCGGTGGCGACGACGCTCCCGGTGAACCGCAGGTGCTCGCCGAGGCCGACCTCGCGGAGATCCGACGGGAGCTGCGCGCCGATCCGGCGCTGCGGTCGGTCCTGGACCGGTTCTGGCCGGTGCTGACTCCGCAGCGACTGCTCACCGAGCTCTTCGCCTCGCCCGAGCGGCTCGCGGCCGCCGCCCCCGACCTGGGTCCCGCCGAACGCGACGCGCTCCGCCGCGCGCCCGGCGGTGGCTGGTCGCCGGCGGACGTACCGCTGCTCGACGAGGCGGCCGAGCTGCTCGGTGTCGACGACAGCGCGCAGCAGGCGCTCGCCGAGGTTCAGCGCCGCCAGCGGCTCGAGTACGCCGAGGGAGCGTTGGACGTGCTGCGCGGGTCGGAGTCCATCGATGTGGAGGACGAGGCGGAGCCGGAGATTCTCGGCGCGACCGACCTGCTCGACGCCGAGGCGCTGGCAACCCGGCAGGTGGCCGGTGACCATCGGACGGCTGCCGAACGGGCGGCGGCGGACCGTACCTGGACCTTCGGTCACATCGTCGTCGACGAGGCCCAGGAACTGTCCGCGATGGCGTGGCGCCTGCTGATGCGCCGCTGCCCGAACCGGTCGATGACGATCGTCGGGGACGTGGCCCAGACCGGGGCGCTGGCCGGCGCGGCCTCCTGGGCGCAACTGCTGAGGCCGTACGTGGCGGACCGCTGGAGGCTGGCCGAGCTGACGGTGAGCTACCGCACTCCGGCCGAGATCCTGGCGGTGGCTGGTCGGGTGCTCGGCGCCATCGATCCCGCCGCCTCGGTGCCCCGGGCGGTCCGCGAGTCGGGCGTGCCGGTTCGGTGGGAGCGGGTGTCCCGGGCCGGCCAGCTCGTCGACCGGCTGGTCGAGCTGATCCGGGCGGAACTGCCCGTGGTCGGCGACGGCCGGCTCGGGGTGATCGTGCCGGCTGGCCGGCACGACGGGTTGGTGGAGCCGGTACGGTCGGCGGTCGACCTGGTTGCGTCCGGTGAGCAGCCCGATCTCGAGTCGCCCGTGGTGGTGCTGACCGTCGCGCAGGTCAAGGGGTTGGAGTTCGACTCGGTCGTGGTGGTGGACCCCGCCGCGATCCTCGCTGACTCGCCACGGGGCCGCAACGATCTGTACGTGGCGCTGACCCGGACCACTTCGCGGCTGGCGGTGCTGTACCCCGGGGACCTCCCGTCGATTCTCGGCTCGGCCGGCTCCGGCGACGCTGGCTAGCCGGCCGGCTGAGGTGGCGGTCCGGCTCCGTCCGGCGGAGCGGGGAGCCTTCGTGCCGTTGCCGAACCGTTATCTGACCCGGTCGGTGGATCCGGCTCGTCCACCAGTCGTGGACGAGCCGGGCGCGCCGCTGGCAACAAAGACGACAAATGCCGGCAAAACCGTGCAAGCTCGTGTCCGTTTCCGATCGCCGGGAGACGGCGGTGCCGGTGGGGCTGGCGGTGCCCACAGGGTCGGCCGCGTAGGGTGGTGTACGGCAGCTGTCCGTAAGATGGCGTGCCGGACAACCCTCGGTGGCGTCGGCCCTCCCCGGGCCGCAGTTGACGGACGTACCGCACGAACTCGACACAGTTGGGAGGTGGCCGGCGTGGAGAACCTGGCCTACCTGGATGCCGGATCTGGCAGCCTGATCGTCCAAGCGGTGGTGGCTGGCGCCGCCGGCATGGTCGTCGCGACCAAGCTCTACTGGCGCCGGCTGGTCAGCCGGTTCCGTAAGCAGCCCACGAAGAAGGACTGAGCGGCCCGGCACCGATGATTTCCGAATCGACCACCTCGACCCCCCGGAACGAGCCCGGCTCGTTTCGGGACCCGGACAACCAGGTCTTCTACGCCGACGGCGCGGTGCTGCGCGGCTTGGGACCCCAGGCCGCGAGCGACTGGGCGGCGGTCCGGGACAGCGCCTTCCTGACGCCGCTGATGGCCGCCGGTAAGGTCGTCGCCACCGAGACCGTCGAGCAGGGGGACCTGCCCGCGGCGGTCGCCGACCGGTGGACGACGGTGCTGCGACACGAGCGGGTGCCGTTCGTGTCCTACCCCTACGAGTGGTCCTTCGCTCAACTGCGCGACGCCGCCCGCCTGCACCTGGAGGTGCTGGACGCGGCGCTCGCGGACGGGGTCACCATGACCGACGGTTCGGCCTACAACCTGCAGTGGCGCGGGGTCGACCCGGTCTTCATCGACGTGGGCTCGTTCCAGCCGGCCGCTGCCGGTGAACCATGGGCCGGCTACCGGCAGTTCTGCCAGACCATGCTCTACCCGTTGATGCTGCAGGCGCATCTGGGCCTGGACTTCCAGCCGTTGCTGCGGGCGCGTATCGACGGCATCGAGTCGGGTCAGATGCGGCGGCTGTTCCGCGGCGCCCGGCGGTGGCGGGCCGGTGTGTTCAAGCACATCCACCTGCACGACGCGATGCAGACCCGGCACGCCTCGGCCAGTACCGGATCGGTGCGGGCGGAAATCCGCGACGCCGGCTTCTCCACCGAACTCGTCCGGGCCACGGTCCGGGCCGTCGCCAAGCTGGTGGACCGCCTGGACTGGGCTCCGCCGGGCAGCCACTGGGTCGACTACCAGCAGACCTGTACGTACTCCGACGCCGACCGGACGGCGAAGACCGCCTTCGTCGACGTCGAACTCGCCGCACACCCCCCGGGGACAGTGTTCGACCTCGGTGCCAACGACGGCACGTACTCCCGGATCGCCGCCGCCCACGCCGAGCAGGTGGTGGCCGTGGAGAGCGACCCGGCGGTCGTCGACCACCTGTACCGGCGGCTGCGCGCCGACGGTCAGCGGCGGATCCTGCCGATCCTGATGGACCTCGCCGACCCGTCGCCCGGCGGTGGCTGGGCCGGTGACGAGCGTACGTCGTTCACTGCCCGGGCCCGAGCGGACACGGTGCTGGCCCTGGCGGTCATCCACCACCTGGCGATCGGGCGTAACGTGCCGCTGCCAAGGGTCCTGGACTGGCTGACCGGCCTGCTGCCGGCCGGCGGCGGCACCGGCCAGATGATCATCGAGTTCGTCCACCCGGACGACCCGATGGCCCGGCAACTGCTCGCCAACAAGCCCGCCGGGCTCTTCCCCGACTACCACCGGGCGGAGTTCGAGCGGCTGCTCGCCGAACGGTACGAGATCACCCGGCGGGAGGAACTCCCGTCCGGCACCCGGACGTTGTACGCCGGGGTCCCGCGTGGCTGACGCGGAACCCGGTACCGCTGCGGCGGTACCGGCCCCGCGTACACCCCGGGCGACGGAGCTGCGTCGGCTGCTGGAGATCGTCGCACTGTGCGGCCTGGTCGTCGCGCAGCCGTTGCTGGACGTCGTCGGGCGCAGCCCGGACTTCTTTCTCTTCCACGGCGCCGGGACGACCGAGATCCTGCTGCTGGTGGCGTTCTACGTGGTCGTACCGCCCCTGGTCTGCTGGCTGCCCGGCGCGTTGACCGGACTGGCCGGTCCGCGGGTCCGCCGCGCCGCTCACCTGGTGACGGTCGGGCTGCTGCTGGTCGCCCTGGCGGTCCAGGTCGGCAAGCATCTGCTGCCGATCCGAGGCCTGCCGCTGCTGGCCGCCGCGCTGCTGGCCGGCGCCGCCGTGACCTGGGCCTACCAGCGCTGGGGTGGGCTGGGACAGCTGCTGCGGCTGGCCGCCATCGGACCAGCGGTCTTCGTGGTGCTGTTCGTGTTCACCTCGCCGGCCTCGGCGGTGGTGCTCGGCAGCGAGCGGACCAGCGCCGGGCCCGGCACGGCCACCGGCGACGGCGAACACCCACCGGTGGTGGTGCTGATCCTCGACGAGCTGCCGCTGTTGTCGCTGCTCGGCCCGGACGGGCGGATCGACGCCGAACGCTACCCGCACTTCGCCGAGCTGGCCGCGGGTTCGACCTGGTACCGCAACGCCACCGCGGTCAGCGGCTGGACCCCGTACGCGCTGCCGGCGATGCTGTCCGGTCGGTACCCCGAACGCGAGGTGGCACCCCACTACTCCCAGCACCCGGACAACCTGTTCAGCGCGCTCGGCGGCACCTACCAGATACGGGCGCAGGAGAGCATCACCGAGCTCTGCGCGCCGAGTCGCTGCGAGGCGGAACCCACCACGGCGGCGCTGCCGGTGCTGTTCCGGGAGACCGCCGCCCTGCTCGGCCAGATCCTGTCGCCGGTGGAGAGCCACGACGACCCGACGGCGAGTTTCCGCGAGCCGACCCGTCGCGACGCCGGGCTCGCCGACGCGGCCCCGGCCGGCGTCGACGCCCCGACCGACCCCAGGTTCCGGTTCGACGCCCTCGACGACAACCAGCCAGCTCGGTTCACCACGTTCCTCGACGGACTGGCGACCCCGGACCAGGGGCCAACCCTGCACTTCCTTCACCTGCTGATGCCGCACGCGCCATGGAGCTACCTGCCGTCCGGTGTGCGCTACGAGGCTCCCGAGGACTTTCCGAACGAAGGTGCCGGCTGGGTGGAGCTGGCCCGTCAGCGGCACCTGGCCCAGCTCGGCTACACCGACGGTCTGATCGGGCAGACCCTGGCGGCGCTGCGATCGAGTGGCCGCTACGATGACGCGCTGCTCGTCGTCACCGCCGACCACGGGGTGAGCTTCACTCTGGGGGAGCAGGGGCGGGGCATGGGTGCGGTGCGGGCCGCGCCGGCCGAGGTGCTGTGGGTGCCGACCTTCGTCAAGGAGCCGGGCCAGCAGACCGGTCGGGTCGACGACCGCAACTGGGAGCACGTCGACCTGCTGCCGACCATCGCGGCGCACGCGGGCATCGACCTGCCGTTCGAGGTCGACGGCCGATGTGGCAGCTGCCCGCCCCGGGAACGGGCGGACAAGCAGTTCCGGGACGTTCCGGGTGAGCCGGTGACGGTGCCGGGCCCGGCGACGTTCACCGCCCTGACCACCGGCCAGGCCGGCCCGCCGTTACCCGCGCCGCTGGTGCCGGAGCTGGTCGGTCGCCCGGTCGCCGAGCTGTCGGTCACCGATGACGGTGTCCGCGCCACCGTCAGCAACGCCGACAGCTACACCGATGTCGACCCGGCAAGCGGCAGTCTGCCCGCGCTGGCGTACGGCGAACTGCCCGACCAGGTGACGACCGGCGCTCCGCTCGCGGTGGCGGTGAACGGGCGGATCGCCACCGTGGTGCCGGCGCTGGCCCCGGACGCCGAGGGGCGGCGGTTCGCCGCACTGATCACCGACGAGTCGCTGTGGCGGGCCGGTGACAACCGGGTGGAGATCTTCGAGGTGGTCGGTGACGGTACCGAGCTGCTGCGGCGCACCGACTGACTGGTACTTTCATCCGTTTTTGGGGTGTTTCGTGGTGCCTGGCCACCGGATCGGGTGACGCATCCCTCACCCTCACCTGCTCGCTGCGGCAGCGCACCACCGCAGGATTACGGTAAGAAATGAGGCACTCGACGAAGATCTGCCGGCGAAGTGAGGGACCATATGACGGATGTGAAGCTGGACCATCCTGGTGGCCAACTGTCGATGCCGGTGCAGCCGGCTATCGAAGGTCCGCCCGGGATCGAGGTCGGGGCGCTGCTGAAGGAGACCGGCCACGTCACGTTCGACCCGGGCTACGTCAACACCGCCTCCTGTGCATCGGCAATCACCTACATCGACGGCGATGCCGGGATCCTGCGTTATCGGGGCTACCCCATCGACCAACTGGCCGGCAAGGCGTCCTTCCTTGAGGTCAGCTACCTGCTCATCTACGGTGAGCTGCCGACCAGTGACGAGTTGGCCGCTTTCAGTGAGCGGATCCGGCTGCACACGCTGCTGCACGAGGAGATGCGCCGGTTCTTCGACGGCTTTCCCCGGGACGCGC is drawn from Micromonospora sp. Llam0 and contains these coding sequences:
- a CDS encoding ATP-binding domain-containing protein, coding for MLHEQLDALREMAQQRLAAALRQTGGTPQARSEREATVALHTERIAQYSAVENGLCFGRLDLTDEGHRYIGRIGLFDEQGDYEPLLIDWRAPAARPFYLATAAAPDGVRRRRHIRSRLRTVTAIDDELLDLELARDHPTSTLTGEAALFAAITAGRTGRMKDIVQTIQAEQDEIIRAPVDGALVVQGGPGTGKTAVALHRAAYLLYTHRRELSSRGVLVVGPNATFLRYIAQVLPSLAETGVLLRTPGELYPGVRATRVEPDRVAEIKGRAAMAEVVAAAIRDRQEVPDEPVLVDVDGHQLRITAQICADARERTRRSGRLHNLARALFDTEVVHALADQIAGEIGIDPYADDPLGGDDAPGEPQVLAEADLAEIRRELRADPALRSVLDRFWPVLTPQRLLTELFASPERLAAAAPDLGPAERDALRRAPGGGWSPADVPLLDEAAELLGVDDSAQQALAEVQRRQRLEYAEGALDVLRGSESIDVEDEAEPEILGATDLLDAEALATRQVAGDHRTAAERAAADRTWTFGHIVVDEAQELSAMAWRLLMRRCPNRSMTIVGDVAQTGALAGAASWAQLLRPYVADRWRLAELTVSYRTPAEILAVAGRVLGAIDPAASVPRAVRESGVPVRWERVSRAGQLVDRLVELIRAELPVVGDGRLGVIVPAGRHDGLVEPVRSAVDLVASGEQPDLESPVVVLTVAQVKGLEFDSVVVVDPAAILADSPRGRNDLYVALTRTTSRLAVLYPGDLPSILGSAGSGDAG
- a CDS encoding sulfatase-like hydrolase/transferase, giving the protein MADAEPGTAAAVPAPRTPRATELRRLLEIVALCGLVVAQPLLDVVGRSPDFFLFHGAGTTEILLLVAFYVVVPPLVCWLPGALTGLAGPRVRRAAHLVTVGLLLVALAVQVGKHLLPIRGLPLLAAALLAGAAVTWAYQRWGGLGQLLRLAAIGPAVFVVLFVFTSPASAVVLGSERTSAGPGTATGDGEHPPVVVLILDELPLLSLLGPDGRIDAERYPHFAELAAGSTWYRNATAVSGWTPYALPAMLSGRYPEREVAPHYSQHPDNLFSALGGTYQIRAQESITELCAPSRCEAEPTTAALPVLFRETAALLGQILSPVESHDDPTASFREPTRRDAGLADAAPAGVDAPTDPRFRFDALDDNQPARFTTFLDGLATPDQGPTLHFLHLLMPHAPWSYLPSGVRYEAPEDFPNEGAGWVELARQRHLAQLGYTDGLIGQTLAALRSSGRYDDALLVVTADHGVSFTLGEQGRGMGAVRAAPAEVLWVPTFVKEPGQQTGRVDDRNWEHVDLLPTIAAHAGIDLPFEVDGRCGSCPPRERADKQFRDVPGEPVTVPGPATFTALTTGQAGPPLPAPLVPELVGRPVAELSVTDDGVRATVSNADSYTDVDPASGSLPALAYGELPDQVTTGAPLAVAVNGRIATVVPALAPDAEGRRFAALITDESLWRAGDNRVEIFEVVGDGTELLRRTD
- a CDS encoding methyltransferase codes for the protein MISESTTSTPRNEPGSFRDPDNQVFYADGAVLRGLGPQAASDWAAVRDSAFLTPLMAAGKVVATETVEQGDLPAAVADRWTTVLRHERVPFVSYPYEWSFAQLRDAARLHLEVLDAALADGVTMTDGSAYNLQWRGVDPVFIDVGSFQPAAAGEPWAGYRQFCQTMLYPLMLQAHLGLDFQPLLRARIDGIESGQMRRLFRGARRWRAGVFKHIHLHDAMQTRHASASTGSVRAEIRDAGFSTELVRATVRAVAKLVDRLDWAPPGSHWVDYQQTCTYSDADRTAKTAFVDVELAAHPPGTVFDLGANDGTYSRIAAAHAEQVVAVESDPAVVDHLYRRLRADGQRRILPILMDLADPSPGGGWAGDERTSFTARARADTVLALAVIHHLAIGRNVPLPRVLDWLTGLLPAGGGTGQMIIEFVHPDDPMARQLLANKPAGLFPDYHRAEFERLLAERYEITRREELPSGTRTLYAGVPRG